Proteins encoded together in one Verrucomicrobiota bacterium window:
- a CDS encoding fibronectin type III domain-containing protein, whose amino-acid sequence MTKLILDYSSYGDALLASKTLGMVHALTGNTHFPLPWPTEFPTLVALTAKQVAFADAVTAAGDRDKVKISAKNALRKELLVMIREIGTYLQIKSGGDRTILETTGYDLVKARVPSPNPPAAPQNFKVVAGLLPGSAVASAKSPRGARTFEVEYCVGDTSVPANWKIGARHGACGKIKMDGLERGKDHTFRIRAIGNDGPGAWSDVAVFMPS is encoded by the coding sequence ATGACAAAATTAATATTAGACTATTCCAGTTATGGCGATGCCTTGCTGGCGAGTAAAACGCTCGGCATGGTCCATGCGCTGACGGGCAACACGCATTTTCCGCTGCCGTGGCCGACGGAGTTTCCGACCCTGGTGGCGCTCACCGCCAAACAGGTGGCCTTTGCCGATGCGGTGACGGCGGCGGGCGACCGCGATAAGGTGAAAATCTCCGCCAAGAATGCGTTGCGCAAGGAACTGCTGGTCATGATTCGTGAAATTGGCACTTACTTGCAAATCAAGTCCGGCGGCGACCGCACCATCCTGGAAACCACCGGCTATGATCTGGTCAAAGCCCGCGTGCCGAGTCCCAACCCGCCGGCCGCGCCGCAGAATTTCAAGGTGGTCGCCGGTTTGTTGCCCGGCTCAGCGGTTGCCAGCGCAAAAAGCCCGCGCGGGGCGCGCACGTTCGAGGTGGAATATTGCGTGGGGGATACGTCCGTGCCCGCCAATTGGAAGATCGGCGCGCGGCACGGCGCTTGCGGCAAAATCAAGATGGACGGTCTGGAGCGCGGGAAGGATCACACCTTCCGCATCCGCGCCATCGGCAACGACGGCCCCGGCGCGTGGTCGGATGTAGCCGTTTTTATGCCGAGTTAA